From Trichoderma atroviride chromosome 1, complete sequence, one genomic window encodes:
- a CDS encoding uncharacterized protein (EggNog:ENOG41) — MPAPQVNGDVASHVQSAFLQHLLSFPLVSDGVHTVAANEYAQRSFKLGDSAYQTFAAPIIPYFARPYGIVSPYVQKADSFGDKTLDRIEERFPIIKKPTNDLYNDTRGLILLPYQKGLEGKDHVFQVYASELKKLEQQGVVAQGKAAVSTAFVVSNETLAWLSSFVAVKKGEAADSTKEKINQ; from the exons ATGCCTGCTCCCCAAGTCAACGGCGACGTGGCCAGCCATGTCCAATCCGCTTTCCTACAG CACCTGCTCTCATTCCCCCTAGTCAGCGATGGCGTCCACACCGTCGCGGCCAACGAGTACGCCCAGAGATCCTTCAAGCTCGGCGACTCAGCGTACCAGACTTTTGCCGCCCCCATCATCCCCTACTTTGCTAGACCCTATGGCATCGTCTCGCCCTATGTCCAAAAGGCCGATTCCTTTGGCGACAAGACCCTGGACCGCATCGAAGAGCGCTTCcccatcatcaagaagccCACCAATGACCTCTACAACGATACCCGTGGATTGATTCTGCTCCCCTACCAAAAGGGACTCGAGGGCAAGGACCACGTCTTCCAGGTCTACGCTTccgagctcaagaagcttgagcagcagggcGTCGTGGCCCAGGGCAAGGCTGCCGTCTCCACGGCCTTTGTTGTTAGCAACGAGACGCTGGCTTGGCTGAGCAGCTTTGTTGCTGTCAAGAAGGGCGAAGCTGCTGATTCTACCAAGGAGAAGATCAACCAGTAA